The genome window CTCGACCCGGCCGCGCTCGCCGGCTACGACCTGGTGGGGTTCGGCTCCGGGATCTTCCAGATGAACTTCCACCGGCGGCTGCGGGACTTCGTGGACGCGCTCCCGCACGCGCCGGAGGGCCGGTCGACCCGCGCCTTCCTCCTGGCCACCAGCGGCCTGCCGGAACCCCGCCCGGTCCGGTACGTGCGGCGGCTGACCCGGAGGGTGGAGGCGAAGGGCCTCCCCGTGCTGGACGCCTTCACCTGCCGCGGCTTCGACACCTGGGCCCCCTTCAAGCCGTTCGGCGGCCTCCACAAGGACCGTCCGCACGCCGGGGACCTGGCCGCCGCCCAGGCCTTCGCCCAGGGGCTGCGGAAACTCCAGGAGCCCCCGGCGCGGGCCGGCCGCCGCACGGCATTCTGAGCCGCCCCCGCCCCGGGCCCGCTCCCGCCCCGGGCCGGCGCCCCGCGTTGCGCTGTTCGGGGCCGCCGCTGATTGAGCG of Phaeacidiphilus oryzae TH49 contains these proteins:
- a CDS encoding flavodoxin family protein; this encodes MKAVIVCVSESHGNTRRVAQAMGEVLDAPVVDPAELDPAALAGYDLVGFGSGIFQMNFHRRLRDFVDALPHAPEGRSTRAFLLATSGLPEPRPVRYVRRLTRRVEAKGLPVLDAFTCRGFDTWAPFKPFGGLHKDRPHAGDLAAAQAFAQGLRKLQEPPARAGRRTAF